Part of the Methanoregula sp. UBA64 genome, GATACCGCCGCCGGCGCCTCCGAGGGTGTAGGCCGGGCGGACGACCGCGGGGAGGCCGATCTTTGCAATCGCGTCGTCGATCTGGCTTAAGGTGTTGAGGACAATGCTTTTCGGGACCGGTTCCCCGATCTCGTTCATGAGGTCGCGGAACTTCTCCCGGTCCTCGCCCTTGTAGATCGCTTCGAGCGGGGTCCCGAGGATCTCGACGCCCTTGAGCGCCCCCATCTCGGCAAGTTCCGCGGTGAGGTTGAGGCCCGTCTGGCCGCCCATGCCCGAGAGGATGCCGTCGGGCTTCTCCTTCTCGATGATCTTTGCGATGATGTTTGCCCGGAGCGGCTCGATATAGATCCTCTCGGCCATCTCGGGGTCGGTCATGATCGTTGCGGGGTTCGAGTTGACCAGCACTACCTCGATTCCCTCTTCGCGGAGCGAGCGGCAGGCCTGCGATCCCGAGAAGTCGAACTCTGCGGCCTGCCCGATCTGGATCGGTCCCGACCCGATGAGGAGGACCTTTTTGATGTCGGTGCGCAGGGGCATTATGCTAGCCTCCTGAACAGCGCATCGAAGAAATGGGCCTCGGTATCGCGCGGCCCCCCGTGTGCCTCGGGGTGGAACTGCACGGTCGTGAGCATCAGGTCCTCGTTCTCGAACCCTTCGACCGTGCCGTCGTTGACATTCGTGTAGGTAACCTTGCAGCCCTCGGGCAGGGAATTTGCATCTACGGCAAACCCGTGGTTCTGGGTGGTGATGAAGATCTTCCCGTCCTTGAACCGGACCGGCTGGTTTGCCCCCCGGTGGCCGAACTTGAGCTTGTAGGTGTCGCCGCCAAGGGCAAGCGCGGAGACCTGGTTCCCCATGCAGATCCCGAAAACGGGGAGCTTCCCGAGGAGTTCCTTGACGCAGCGGATCGCATCCGGTGCCTGCTTGGGGTCGCCGGGGCCGTTGCTGATGAAAAGCGCGTCGGGCTTACAGGCCATGACCTGGGATGACGTTGCATTGTACGGGAAGACGTAGAGGTCGCCGTTCCTCTTTGAAAGGCTCGTGAGCATGTTCTTTTTTATCCCGAGGTCGATGACGGCGATCTTCTTTCCCGTGCCCGGGATGTGGTAGGGTTCCTTGCAGGATACTTCCGGGATGGGGACGATGTCGCAGATAGTCGGGCTCTTTCTGGCAAGCGCGACTGCATATGCGCCGTCGCTGCTCCCGACAACGAGCGCGGCCCGCATGGTGCCGTGCACCCGGGCCTTGATGGTCAGCGCACGGGTGTCCACGCCGCTCATGCCGAGAAGGTGATTTTCTTCAAAAAAGGTTCTGAGGGAAGGGAGGTGTTCGGGTTTTTCACAGATTTCCTTGGTGATACATCCGAGCGCACATACGCGGGGATTCTGGAAGTTTTGCGGATCGACACCGTAGTTGCCGATCTGCGGGAACGTAAACATGAGAATCTGGCCGAAATAACTGGGATCCGTCAAGGATTCCATGTACCCGGTCATCTGGGTGTTAAAGACCAGTTCTCCTGCGCATTCCCCCTCTACCCCGAATCCTTCCCCGGTGACATATTCCCCGTCCTCGAATCCCAGAACCGCCTTCATGATGTCCATATCTTATGTGCCGGATTAGTTATTAACGCTGATGCACCCGGCCGCCCGGCCGTCGCGGCTCTTTTGACAGCTTCCGTTTTTTCCGGGGTAAACCACTGCCGGGCCCTTGCTAACTCCCGGGTCTTATGATAACCTCCGCGTGCCCGGGTATCCCCTATCCTCACGATTAAATAGTCCCGGCGGTAATTCCCAGATAATAAAGGTGTTTTTGATGCCGACCCATGTGAACGGGAAAGACAAGGGACAGGTCATGCTCTATGCGCTCTCTACCTGTCAGTGGTGCCATAAGACGAAGGTGCTGCTCGAATCGCTCGGGATCGCGTTCGATTACGAGTACGTGGACCTGCTGGAGGGAAAGGAGCAGGACGAGGCTATGGCGAAGATCGAGCGCTGGAACCCGGCCGGATCGTTTCCCACGCTCGTGATCGGCGATACCCGGGCCATCATCGGGTTCCGCGAGAGCGAGATACTGGAGGCCTTTGGCGCATGAATCCCGCCGTGATCACCGAGGCCGAAATTGACGCGGCATATGCGGCCTACAAGACCGATGCGGAGAAGAACGGGTACCGGCTCAACCCCGACGAAGACTTTGTGAAAAACCTGATCCGCGGTCTCCTGAAGAACGGGCAGCGCTACGGGTACCGGGCCTGTCCCTGCCGGCTTGCATCCGGCATAAAGGACCAGGACCTCGATATTGTCTGCCCCTGCGATTACCGGGACAGCGATCTTGAGGAGCACGGCGCCTGTTACTGCGCCCTGTACGTGAACGAAGCCATTGCCTCGGGAAAACAAACTGTCGCACCCATTCCCGAACGCCGCCCGCCCCGGTCCGAACGTATGAAAGCCGGTTCGATCAGAGTCGCTTCAACAACCGAGCGCCCGGTCTTTCCCCTGCCGGTCTGGCGCTGCAAGGTCTGCGGGTATCTCTGCGCCCGCGAGCAGCCACCGGGGATTTGTCCGATTTGTAAGGCGACGAAGGAAAGGTTTGAGAGGTTTGTGTGATCTTTTTTATGAGTTTCGGGCTCTGCTGAGTCTGCGGGCCCGTGGCGTGGAAGGGCTGCGGGCATCTTTGTGCACGGGAGGAGCCGCCAGGTATATGTTCGATGTGTACGGCGAGGTAGGTGTGGGTCGTGTGAAGTTTCTTTTAAAGAGTGCAGTAACGGGTGCGGGGAATTCTTGGGTTCGAATTTCTTCCCTCGCATAATCTAGCGGGGTTATAGGTATCTTAAAAAATGTCACTCATCTAATTCCACACCCCTGTTTCGAAAACTTGTGCTAATACGCACGTGAATTATTAAATAAGGCAGATATAGGCTGAATGTTAAAATTTATGCAAACCACATTGGGAGGGCAAATCAGGATATGTTTGCTAAACAAAGTTTAGGATTAAAATTATTGGTGGCAATAAGTATATTGGCAATTTCGATTATTGTAACCGTCGGACTTGTAATTTTTATTGAAGGCAAATTCTCAATGGAAGATGCTTGGTTTATTTCAGTTGTATCTATATATATAGGGATTTTCATAACGGCCGTTTATTCATTGTGTATTGAAGAATTAGAATCTCGTCAGGGTTGGATGACTGGAAACTGGACATTGACAATATATGATAATACTGGGGAAAAAATAAAAGAAGATCTTTATATAGTAAAGCATAGGAAAAATAATATTTACGCGGATATAACTCGAACTTTTCCTCAAGATTCTCGAGAACTCGGAAGAAAATGGATATTTGAGGGTAGACTTATTAGAGATGCTAAATTGATAGGTCATTATTGGTCTCAAAAAGAGGGAAGTTTAAGTTGCGGTGCACAATTTTTATTAAATGTTGAAAAAAATGAGGATGGTTTACCGATAAAAGGTGATCTTTTTAAAGGTACTTATATTAAAGCGAATCTCTTAAGTATTGGTGAAAAAGATAAAGTCCTCATGGGTTCGGGTCAAATACCCATGACAACAATTACCTGGATAAGACCTGCAACGAATTTAAAGGAATACCGGGCCATCCCCAAACAGACACTACCAAACAGTGATGATAATTCACTCAATTTTTCAATAAGGCAACGTATTTCTGCTTTGTTTTCAAAGTAACCATAAAAATAATTTTAAACTAATAGGCTTGAGATTCTGCTCACGAGGTTACAAATTTTTGTGGGTATCTCTGTTAGGGGTATATGCTAACAGTACTTAACGACACATTCCAACATAATCGAATTTGGGATCTCCACACAATTCGCGTTTTTGACCCGTTCGATAAATTTTGAAGATATGTTTCAAGTGATGAATGCTATTCAAAACTTAAATCCAAATAATCCGCCATCATCCTTCGCGTCCGTAATCCCTACATGGAGCACATAATCTTCAATATTGAAATCATTCACATTGTTCCCATATTCCATAGGCATATCACATGAATTCATCGTAACTATATATTGGAAATTATATTTATCTGCCATTTCTGCCCCAACTTGAAATGCCGTCGCTCTTTGATGTGCATCAACACCATCAAAAACATGACTGTCATGAATTAAAAAGCCGGGTCCAATACCCCTTTCTTGACAGAGAATCATCATCATCATATCAAAACAAAAAATTTGCATATTTCTGATGCCTTTACTTTTTACACCTTGAATATTAATATCAAATTTTGGACCATCATTGGATGCTGTGATTTCCAGCCGACCTGGATCTTCATATAACTGGCTGGAAATACTCTTAAATGTTAAAATAATATGTTTCATCAGTAGATCTTGCTCTTGAAAATTCTGCTGTAAACGGCTCAATAGTTTATTTCTCTCAATATTCAATTCGGTTTTTTGACCTTCAAGTTGTTCGGCAGCGAGATATCGTCTTCTCAAGGATTCGGTTTCTGTTTGGAGTTCTATAAGATCAGAATGCATTCTTGTGAATTGATCAAGTGCCCCATGAGATTGTAAAATAGACAAGACCTTTGCACGTCGTAAAATTAATTCTTCTTTCTGCGTATTTCGTTCAAGAATTCGTTTTTCCGCCGATTCAGTTTCAGATTGAAGATATAATTTTCGATTCCTAATAACAGTATTATGAAATTTTCTTACCTCTTCGAATCGACGGGAAACTTTGGTTGGAAAAATAACGCCAAATTCTTGGTATAATCTCTCCAAATTCTCAAATGAAGGAGGGGCCTCACTTTTCAGAGAGATATTAAGATCAGATATCAATTCACGATCAAGCATATTTTCGTTGGCAATATCAGATAGTAAGTTCGTTAATTCTGTAGCTTCCTTTTCATATCTATCGTATTCAGGAATCACTTTAAATGATTCAAGGTCTTTTTCCAATGATGCAACTTTCTCTTCTGATATTACGAGGGTGGTTCTTAATTCAGATACCTTACCAAGAATTTCCCCAAATGCACCTTCACCCACAGCTTTTTTTAGCTCTTTTAAATTCTTCTCCCTATCCCGGATAATCTGCCATTCTTGGGAAATTGTCCAATCCAACCCTAACAAAAATGAGATGGCAACCTGTTGATCCCAAGTCTGTTGGTCTTCAGACTGACGCTCATGGGATAAGATACCTCCCGCATTTTCACGACGAGCAAAATATGAAAATAGTGAACGAAATGTAGGTTGTTTTTTCTTCTCTTTTCCCTTTTTAGGTTTAATAGGTAAATTAAAAAATGAGTTGCCAAGTTCATCTCGCCATTGTGAAAGAGAGCGAGTCTTCTCTTGGGGGTTACCGGTATTCAATAAAGTAGGGTCGTTTCTCGTCTCATTTATCACTATGAATTGATTAGGATCTTCGCCGCTTCTTTTCACCATCACTTTTTCATTTTTTAGATCAAATTCCGCCGAAAATGTAGCTTTTTCCAGAAGTTCGGTTCTGAAAATGCAATTTTTATCACAGTTTGAACCAAAAATAAAATTTATTAAATCTACTAAACTGGTTTTCCCGGTTTTATTCCGCGTTGATTGAAGCGTTGAATTTTCGCTTTTTTCGGCAACAATAATATTCATTCCGGGACGTAAAGAAATATTCTTAAATTTCGGCAAATCACTTAAAATTCGATAAATCATGGTTTCACTTTTTTGATAATTCCATCGTCAATTTCAATAATGCCCAACAAGAACAGGAAATCCAGTGAAAGGATAAACCAATCATAAGTAATTTTTGAGTCTGTCGATTTTTCAATCTCCATCTTTTTGATCTCATCCCAAACTCGGGATACTTGTTTTGGCTCATTCAAGTGTTGGAGTATTTCGCCCCCGGAACCTAATATGCTTAAATCAATTCTCAGGCATTTTGAAGGTAAAATCACGGAAGATCCCCCTCATCATATCCTTCGAAAATATCACATTCTTCAAAAAAGTGGGAGACTATTGCAAGTACAGCTGATAAATGAGTTGGACTTTTCATCTCCTTTCCTCCTGCGAATTCGATTAACTGCATATAAATCTCATCTGGGGGGAGATTTGCCCGTTTTAACTCTGAATAACGATTTTTAAATGCCTGCGTAATTTTATCTGCAAATGTTCGATCATGCCATTTAGTAAAAAATATTTTAACTAATGGGGATTTACGCATTCCCGCAATTATTAATGTTTTAACCTCTTCCGACAATTTATTATAAACAATTTTATCTATGGGGGGGGATTTGATATCCTCATCTAAAACGGGGTTTTCTGCACCGATTGATAGAATCACAATTTTCAAATCTTCGAGTTGGATACTTCTCATTGCTTTATCTGAAGGTGCAGGTCCCAAAATATATGCAATATCCTGTTCATTCATCGAAAAAACAATATCTCGTAATTCGGATCTCCCCATGATCCCAATCTCAATAGAGGAATATTCTTGCTTTTTCTCTTCTAAATAGCTAGTAATATCGGCACTTAATCCCTCAAAGGAATTGTGCACAAATATCCATTTTTTCATTTTTCCATTCCAATATGTTAATGCACCTTCCAAGTCCATGTCAATTTTATTCTTGGCTTTAGACAATTCCATTTCATTGGGGGCATATACCTGATGAACAGATTTTTGAGAGACAAGGTAACCATCGTTTTTTCGATCTCCAAGGTTTCCCCAAGGTCGTATTGGAACAAAATCACTTGGATAACGAGTCTCCATTATTTTAGAGAAAAAATTCTGAAATTCTGCCCCTTTAGACTTTAAAAATAGATTTTCAAAATGGGCTTCATAGTATGCTCTAGTAATATTCTCCATTCGAATGTCTCTAATTGACCCATATTAATTTACAATACTATTAAAGCGTTTATTTTATTCTGTGACTAATAATCGCCCGACAGCCGCAGTACCTATGGTGATCCCTCCCTGATCCGCCGCGGGGGCGCCCCGTCGGGGGCGGCGGAAGGCATCGCAACGCTCCGTAGCTCCGAGAGCTTCCAATCCCCGGCCCCAACCTTCATCTCACCCCATCCCCCACATACCCACAACCAACCCAAGCAACGGTGACACCCCCATGTCCAACTCCCTCGAAGTCCTCCTCGAAAAGCTCTCTGATGACAACGAAGGGATCCGGTGGAATGCAGCAGAAGCGCTGGGCCGGCTCGGAGACCTCCGGGCCGTGGAGCCGCTGATCGACACCCTGTGGGATGATGATGAACGCGTGCGGAAAAAAGCTGCCTGGGCCCTGGGCATGCTCGGGGATCCCCGGGCCCTTGCTCCCTTGCAGAGACTCTACCGGATGGAGCGGGAGGATGCACGGGACATCCTCCAGGAAGCAATGGATATGATCAAGCAGGCGATGGCCCGCGATCTGAGATGAGCGAGTGCTTACCGGACCTGTGGGGCAACGATTCCGCTCGCTCAGGGAGATCAGGTTTCATCTGCAAAACCGGGCCGGACACCTGCCCAAAACCGGACAAAGGGGGGGAGGGGGGTGGCCCCCNNNNNNNNNNNNNNNNNNNNNNNNNNNNNNNNNNNNNNNNNNNNNNNNNNNNNNNNNNNNNNNNNNNNNNNNNNNNNNNNNNNNNNNNNNNNNNNNNNNNNNNNNNNNNNNNNNNNNNNNNNNNNNNNNNNNNNNNNNNNNNNNNNNNNNNNNNNNNNNNNNNNNNNNNNNNNNNNNNNNNNNNNNNNNNNNNNNNNNNNNNNNNNNNNNNNNNNNNNNNNNNNNNNNNNNNNNNNNNNNNNNNNNNNNNNNNNNNNNNNNNNNNNNNCCCCCCCACCTCTTTTTTTTCTACGTGGGGGGTACCCTCCCCCCCATGTGCCGGCCCAACAGGGGATCACCCCCCTCCCCCCTCCGGCCCGAAATAACCCCCCTCACCAAAAATGATGACCTCACCAGATCTGTTTTTTCAGTCGTGGTTCCATGCGAAACGAAGGTTTGTGTTCTGGAAAAATACCCGCGGTTTTGCGGACACGGGGGGAGGGGGGTGGCCCCCACCCCCCCACCTTCTTTTTTTCCACGTGGGGGGTACCCTCCCCCCATGTGCCGGCCGGACTGGGGGGTACCCCCTACCTCCCTGATGTGAAAGAGGCGTCCCCTCCGGGCCCGCGTTTTACAATAAAATGGTGCATCTGCTAAACTTCTGCATTGGATGTCCGGGCATCAGACACCCTTTCCCATCTCGTAGGCCTCATCCATGGCTTTGCTGCCCTTGATGTCCCCGATGTTCCATGCACCGGTCCCGTAGATGATCCCCTTTTCCGAGAGGCCGGAATAACAGGAAGTAAAGCCTCTGAACCCCTCGATGGTCCTCTCCAGCGATTCCCTATTCGTGTCTGCTGCCGTGACAATGAAATACATGTCCTTGTTGCTGATCTCGGAAAACTTTGCATAGGTCCTGTCGATCAGCGTCTTCATCTGCGCATCCATGGTGTAGAAATACACCGGCGTTGCCATGACAATCACATCGGCTGCAAGGAACTTTTCCAGGATTTCGGCCATGTCATCCTTCTGGACACATTTTCCCCCGTTCCTTTTACAACCGTCGCAGGCGAGGCAGAAGTTGATCTTTTTGTCCCTCAAAAAAATCTTCTCTGCCTCGTTTCCGGCATCTCTTGCTCCTTTTAAAAACCGGTCGCATAAGAGATCGGAATTTCCGTGCTTTCTCGGGCTCGCAGAAATAATCAGTACGTTTTTACTCATCGTTTTTCTCCCCATCGTCAGGATAACCTGGTGTATTCTTCATCCGTTACCGGCTCCAGCCATTCGGCGTCGCCCTTCTGTACGTTCGTGCTGATTGCGATATGGGTAAGCCCGCTGTCCGGTGCAGCACCATGCCAGTGTTTCACATCCGGCGGGATCCTGATGACATCTCCTTTCCGGATCACCTGCGCCTTCTTTTTTGCTTCCTGGTAATATCCCCTGCCGCCGGTCACAAGCAGGACCTGGCCGCCGGGGTGTTTGTGCCAGTTGTTCCGTGCGCCCGGTTCAAACGTTACATTGAACACGGGGCAGTAGAAGGTACTGTCCTCGGGGACCAGAACCTCCAGCCATGCGGTCCCGCTGAAATGCTCATTTGCGATCTTTTCCCCTTTCGGGAAGATTACCTGTTCTGTCATACCTTTTGCTTTAACCATCTGATATCCCTCGTAACGATGAATCTCCGGGGTCCCTGTGATACGGGATCATTCCCGGATAAAGTTCGTGAAAACCGGTTTTTCCCGCTCCGGGAGCTGCACACCCGCATGAAGGCCGGCTTCCTTGCATTTGAGGAAAAACGCCATGTTCCGTGCAAGAACCCGCATGGTCTGCAGGCCTTCATCATCCTTTTTTATGTCTTCCGGCCCGGCCCCGTGGACCATATTCCAGTACCGGGACGAGATCACGGGCATCTCCGAGATCGTGAAATATTTGTTGATCTGGTCAAAGGTGGCCGTAGTTCCCGCTCTCCGGGCGGAGACAACTGCCGCTGCCGGTTTTAAGTAAAATGTCTGCCTGCCGGCCTGCATGTCCGTATAGAACGCACGATCCATAAATGATGTCAAAGCACCGGATGCAGCGGCATAGTGTACCGGCGATCCGAAGACAAAGCCGTCCGCGCCTTTTGCGACATCAAGGAATTCGTTCACCGTATCGTCAAACATACAGCGCCCGGTCTTGGCACACGACTTGCAGGCAGTGCAGCCGGCAAGTGGTTTTATGCCAATCCAGAAAATTTCCGTTTCGATCCCCTCTTCGTTGAGAGTCTTTGCAACTTCCGTAAGGGCTGTCCATGTGCAGCCCTTCTTGTGGGGGCTGCCGTTTACCAGTAATACTTTCATCATTCACCCTCCTGATTTTTGGCGATCTCCGGCAGGGCCGGGCCTTTTTGTACAATTCCCGGCCGTACGATCCATACGATGACGATGACAAACGCGAGCCCGAGCATCACCGTCCCGGCTGTGAGCGAGGCCCCGACCCGGACCGCGAGGAGCTCTGCGGGTGCCATCGCGACCGTGCCGGCAGCGGCAAATACCGTGACGAGGATGCCAAGGCCAAGCGAACCGCCGAGCTGGTGGGCAACGTTCACAAGCCCGGAGGCAGCGCCGGCATCTTCCTTGGTGACACCGGCGATACCGGAGGCGGTGAGCGGGCCAAGCGTGGCACCTTGACCGGCGCCGATGAGGATCATCGGGAGTGCGATGCCGGTCACATAAGCGGTATCGGCAGAGAGCCGGCTCAGCCAGAACATGCCGATCAGTGTCACGAGAAGACCCCCGGCGAGCAGGGGTCCGTTGCCATACTTCCGTGTCAGCTGCGGGACAATGACCGCTACAACAAAGTTTGCCACCGTCATCGGGAAGAAGGCGAGGCCGGCTTCGAGCGGGCTGAAACCGTCCACAACCTGGAGAAACTGGGTGATGAAAAACCAGAAGCCCAGCATG contains:
- a CDS encoding ferredoxin-thioredoxin reductase catalytic domain-containing protein — encoded protein: MNPAVITEAEIDAAYAAYKTDAEKNGYRLNPDEDFVKNLIRGLLKNGQRYGYRACPCRLASGIKDQDLDIVCPCDYRDSDLEEHGACYCALYVNEAIASGKQTVAPIPERRPPRSERMKAGSIRVASTTERPVFPLPVWRCKVCGYLCAREQPPGICPICKATKERFERFV
- a CDS encoding glutaredoxin family protein, translating into MPTHVNGKDKGQVMLYALSTCQWCHKTKVLLESLGIAFDYEYVDLLEGKEQDEAMAKIERWNPAGSFPTLVIGDTRAIIGFRESEILEAFGA
- the carA gene encoding glutamine-hydrolyzing carbamoyl-phosphate synthase small subunit; the encoded protein is MKAVLGFEDGEYVTGEGFGVEGECAGELVFNTQMTGYMESLTDPSYFGQILMFTFPQIGNYGVDPQNFQNPRVCALGCITKEICEKPEHLPSLRTFFEENHLLGMSGVDTRALTIKARVHGTMRAALVVGSSDGAYAVALARKSPTICDIVPIPEVSCKEPYHIPGTGKKIAVIDLGIKKNMLTSLSKRNGDLYVFPYNATSSQVMACKPDALFISNGPGDPKQAPDAIRCVKELLGKLPVFGICMGNQVSALALGGDTYKLKFGHRGANQPVRFKDGKIFITTQNHGFAVDANSLPEGCKVTYTNVNDGTVEGFENEDLMLTTVQFHPEAHGGPRDTEAHFFDALFRRLA
- a CDS encoding ABC-three component system protein yields the protein MIYRILSDLPKFKNISLRPGMNIIVAEKSENSTLQSTRNKTGKTSLVDLINFIFGSNCDKNCIFRTELLEKATFSAEFDLKNEKVMVKRSGEDPNQFIVINETRNDPTLLNTGNPQEKTRSLSQWRDELGNSFFNLPIKPKKGKEKKKQPTFRSLFSYFARRENAGGILSHERQSEDQQTWDQQVAISFLLGLDWTISQEWQIIRDREKNLKELKKAVGEGAFGEILGKVSELRTTLVISEEKVASLEKDLESFKVIPEYDRYEKEATELTNLLSDIANENMLDRELISDLNISLKSEAPPSFENLERLYQEFGVIFPTKVSRRFEEVRKFHNTVIRNRKLYLQSETESAEKRILERNTQKEELILRRAKVLSILQSHGALDQFTRMHSDLIELQTETESLRRRYLAAEQLEGQKTELNIERNKLLSRLQQNFQEQDLLMKHIILTFKSISSQLYEDPGRLEITASNDGPKFDINIQGVKSKGIRNMQIFCFDMMMMILCQERGIGPGFLIHDSHVFDGVDAHQRATAFQVGAEMADKYNFQYIVTMNSCDMPMEYGNNVNDFNIEDYVLHVGITDAKDDGGLFGFKF
- a CDS encoding (R)-mandelonitrile lyase; this translates as MTEQVIFPKGEKIANEHFSGTAWLEVLVPEDSTFYCPVFNVTFEPGARNNWHKHPGGQVLLVTGGRGYYQEAKKKAQVIRKGDVIRIPPDVKHWHGAAPDSGLTHIAISTNVQKGDAEWLEPVTDEEYTRLS
- a CDS encoding flavodoxin family protein; the encoded protein is MSKNVLIISASPRKHGNSDLLCDRFLKGARDAGNEAEKIFLRDKKINFCLACDGCKRNGGKCVQKDDMAEILEKFLAADVIVMATPVYFYTMDAQMKTLIDRTYAKFSEISNKDMYFIVTAADTNRESLERTIEGFRGFTSCYSGLSEKGIIYGTGAWNIGDIKGSKAMDEAYEMGKGV
- a CDS encoding HEAT repeat domain-containing protein codes for the protein MSNSLEVLLEKLSDDNEGIRWNAAEALGRLGDLRAVEPLIDTLWDDDERVRKKAAWALGMLGDPRALAPLQRLYRMEREDARDILQEAMDMIKQAMARDLR
- a CDS encoding ABC-three component system protein, whose product is MENITRAYYEAHFENLFLKSKGAEFQNFFSKIMETRYPSDFVPIRPWGNLGDRKNDGYLVSQKSVHQVYAPNEMELSKAKNKIDMDLEGALTYWNGKMKKWIFVHNSFEGLSADITSYLEEKKQEYSSIEIGIMGRSELRDIVFSMNEQDIAYILGPAPSDKAMRSIQLEDLKIVILSIGAENPVLDEDIKSPPIDKIVYNKLSEEVKTLIIAGMRKSPLVKIFFTKWHDRTFADKITQAFKNRYSELKRANLPPDEIYMQLIEFAGGKEMKSPTHLSAVLAIVSHFFEECDIFEGYDEGDLP
- a CDS encoding flavodoxin family protein — encoded protein: MMKVLLVNGSPHKKGCTWTALTEVAKTLNEEGIETEIFWIGIKPLAGCTACKSCAKTGRCMFDDTVNEFLDVAKGADGFVFGSPVHYAAASGALTSFMDRAFYTDMQAGRQTFYLKPAAAVVSARRAGTTATFDQINKYFTISEMPVISSRYWNMVHGAGPEDIKKDDEGLQTMRVLARNMAFFLKCKEAGLHAGVQLPEREKPVFTNFIRE
- the carB gene encoding carbamoyl-phosphate synthase large subunit, producing the protein MPLRTDIKKVLLIGSGPIQIGQAAEFDFSGSQACRSLREEGIEVVLVNSNPATIMTDPEMAERIYIEPLRANIIAKIIEKEKPDGILSGMGGQTGLNLTAELAEMGALKGVEILGTPLEAIYKGEDREKFRDLMNEIGEPVPKSIVLNTLSQIDDAIAKIGLPAVVRPAYTLGGAGGGIGRTKEELTRIVELGLSRSRIHQVLIEQSVMGWKELEFEVMRDATDTCIIVCSMENIDPMGIHTGESVVVAPILTLRDDEYQMMRSAAIHIIRALDVQGGCNVQFAFKEGEYRVIEVNPRVSRSSALASKATGYPIARVAAKIAIGMHLDEIKNSVTGCTAASFEPTI
- a CDS encoding ABC-three component system middle component 6, whose product is MILPSKCLRIDLSILGSGGEILQHLNEPKQVSRVWDEIKKMEIEKSTDSKITYDWFILSLDFLFLLGIIEIDDGIIKKVKP